Within the Rhizobium favelukesii genome, the region GTGGTGACCCGCACGATGCTTCTCGAGAACGTCTGGGATTACCACTTCGATCCGCAGACCAACGTCATCGACGTGCACGTTTCCCGGCTGCGGTCCAAGATCGAGAAGGACTTCAGCCAGCCGCTTCTCAAGACCATTCGCGGCGCGGGGTATATGATCAAGGACGAGGGATGAACCGTTTCTGGTTTCTCTTCAAGTCCACGGCAGTCCGCCTTTCGGCACTTTACATCCTGCTCTTTGCCATCTGCGCCGCGACGCTGGTCTTCTATGTGACGGCGATGTCCGAGCGGCTTCTGACAAACCAGATCCGCGAAGCCGTGCAGCAGGAAGTGGACCAGGTCCAGCGGGCCTACGACGCCGGCGGCATGAATCTTCTTCTGCGCACGATGGAGCGCCGCGCGCGCCAGCCAGGCGCCAATCTCTACATCATTGCCGGTCCCTCGGGCGATATCCTCGCCGGGAACGTCGCATCCGTGCAGCCCGGTGTGCTCGATGAAGAGGGGTGGACCTCCTTGCCCTTCATGTATCAGCGTTATGCCGACAGCGGCCTCAGCCGCCGGCATATGGCGGTTGCCAACATTTTCGTGCTGGACAACGGGCTGCGTCTGCTGATCGGCCGCGACCTCGGCGAGCCTGAGGCATTCCGCGGGCTGGTGCGGCAGGCTCTGATGATCGCACTCGCGATCATGGGCCTCGGAGCTATCATCATCTGGTTCGGCATCGGGAGGAACGCCCTGAAGCGGATCGACCGCATGTCCGATGCGAGCAAAAAGATCATGGCCGGGGATCTCTCGCAGCGGCTTCCGGTCGGGGGCTCAGGCGACGAGTTCGATCGTCTGTCGGTCTCGCTCAATACGATGCTCGGCCGGATAGAGAAGCTGAACGAAGGGTTGCGGCAGGTTTCCGACAACATTGCGCATGACCTGAAGACGCCGCTGACGCGGTTGCGCAACAAGGCTACCGACGCCCTGGATACCGCAGACGCCGAGGTGCGACGCACCGCGCTTGAGGGGATCATATCCGAGTCCGATCAGTTGATCCGCACGTTCAATGCGCTGCTGATGATTTCGCGCGTCGAGGCGGGTTCGGTCGCCGCCGAAATGTCTCCGGTCGATCTCACCGCCATCGTCGCAGACAGCGCGGAACTGTATGAGCCCGTCGCCGATGATGCAGGGCTTGCGCTCACCTCGTCGATCGAGCCTGACATCGAAGTTCAGGGCAACCGCGAGCTGATCGGCCAAGCGATTTTCAATCTCATCGACAACGCCATCAAGTATTCGTCGGATGCGGAAGGCCACGGCGATATCGCGCTGAAGTTGCTTCGCCGCGCCGATGGCATTTGCCTCTCCATTGCTGATCGCGGACTAGGTGTGCCGGCCGAGAAGCGCGAAGATGTACTGAAGCGCTTCGTGCGGCTGGATGAAAGCCGCTCCAAGCCCGGCACCGGTCTTGGCCTCTCCTTGGTGGAGGCGGTCATGGAATTGCATGGCGGGAAACTGGAGCTGTCCGACACTGATGCGCAGCATCAGGAGAAGCGAGGTCTCACCGTCAGCATGATCTTTCCGGTGAAATAGCGCTGACCATCATGGCGGCAGCGGGTCGAATTCGATGTTGGCCATTGCCGCCACAGACCCTACCTTAGAGCGTAATTGCCGGAAGTTGCTATGATTCTCCCGGCGGTTCGCGGTTCTGTTCGCCAGGGAGGGTGCATGCTGACGAGTTC harbors:
- a CDS encoding sensor histidine kinase; its protein translation is MNRFWFLFKSTAVRLSALYILLFAICAATLVFYVTAMSERLLTNQIREAVQQEVDQVQRAYDAGGMNLLLRTMERRARQPGANLYIIAGPSGDILAGNVASVQPGVLDEEGWTSLPFMYQRYADSGLSRRHMAVANIFVLDNGLRLLIGRDLGEPEAFRGLVRQALMIALAIMGLGAIIIWFGIGRNALKRIDRMSDASKKIMAGDLSQRLPVGGSGDEFDRLSVSLNTMLGRIEKLNEGLRQVSDNIAHDLKTPLTRLRNKATDALDTADAEVRRTALEGIISESDQLIRTFNALLMISRVEAGSVAAEMSPVDLTAIVADSAELYEPVADDAGLALTSSIEPDIEVQGNRELIGQAIFNLIDNAIKYSSDAEGHGDIALKLLRRADGICLSIADRGLGVPAEKREDVLKRFVRLDESRSKPGTGLGLSLVEAVMELHGGKLELSDTDAQHQEKRGLTVSMIFPVK